The DNA window GCGGCGTGAAGGCGGGGAGTGCAGCCGTCTGCTCGGCCCGCCACAACCGGATGGCGATGCCAGCTTGCGTGCGCCCGGCACGGCCGGCGCGCTGGTCGGCGGAAGCCTTGCTGACGCGCACGGTTTCCAGCCGGGTGAGGCCACTGGCCGGCTCGTAGCGCGGCAGCCGCGACAGGCCGGAATCGATGACGACGCGCACGCCGTCGATGGTGATCGAGGTTTCGGCGATTGAGGTGGCCAGCACCACCTTGCGGCGGCCGGCCGGCGGCGGCTTGATCGCGGCATCCTGCGCCTTGCCGTCGAGCATGCCGTAGAGCGGCACGATGTCGGTGTCGGCACCGATCCTGCCGGCCAGCCGTTCGGCGGTGCGCTCGATCTCGCGCTGGCCGGGCAGGAAGGCAAGCACACTGCCGCTCTCGTCGGCCAGAGCTGCGCGAATCGCCTTGGCCATGGCGTCCTCGATGGTGGTGCCGGCGGGGCGCTCGTCATAGCGGATGTCGACAGGAAAGGCGCGGCCCTCGCTCTCGATCACCGGCGCACCCGACAGCAGTTTGGCGACACGCGCACCGTCGAGCGTCGCCGACATCACCAGCACACGCAGATCCGGCCGCAGCGCGCCTTGCACGTCGAGCGCCAGAGCGAGACCGAAATCGCCATCGAGCGAACGCTCGTGGAATTCGTCGAAAATGACAGCCGAGATCCCAGGCAATTCGGGATCGTCGAGGATCATGCGCGCCAGAACGCCTTCGGTGACGACCAATATCCTGGTCTTTGCCGAAATGCGGTTTTCCATGCGCATGGCGTAGCCGACGGTGGCGCCGGGCTCCTCATCAAGCAATTGCGCCATGCGGCGGGCGGCGGCGCGGGCGGCGAGCCGGCGCGGTTCGAGCAGAACGATCTTGCCGGCCCCCAGCCAGGACGCATCGAGCAGCGCCAGCGGCACCAGCGTCGTCTTGCCGGCGCCGGGCGGCGCCACCAGCACGGCGCTGTTGCCATGGCCGAGCGCTTCGTTCAGCGCCGGCAGCACAGCGGATACCGGAAGCTCCGGCAGGGGTTTTGTCGTCATCGGTCCAGGAATGCGTTCGTCCAACCGCGGCAGGTCCGCCCCGTCCGCATAGCAGCGGTCGCGGGGGCCGTGCAACTTATCGGGCTGGACCCACTCAAAGCCGGTTCCGGGAAAACGGATTCCAGCGCACGGTGCCCAGCCGCACCTCCTCGCGCACCATGGTCAGCAGGCCGGCACCGCCAACGACGGCGAGGCCAACCAATGCCAGCCAGTCGGGGTATTCCTGGAAGAACAGAGCGCCGAGGATCACCGCCCAGACGATCTGCGAATAATGTGTCGGTGCGACCCGGTTGGCGGGTGCATATTTCATGACCAGCAGCTGCAGGAATTGTCCGCCTGCGGTGAAGGCACCGGCCATCACCAGCCACAGCAACTGTGTGCCGCTGGGAACGGTGAATGCGGTGGCGGCGGCGCCGATGCCGTTGAACAACAGGCCGTAGCCGACCAGCACGCCCAGCATGGTCGTGCGCTTTTCCTGCTGCGCCAGCGAGCGCATCAGGATGACGCTGGTGGCGGCGAGGAAGGCAACCCCGAACGCGGCAAGGTGGCCGAGATTGAGTTCGCGAAAGCCCGGCCGCACCACCAGCATGACACCGGCAAAACCGGCAACCACCGCCAGCCAGCGCCAGGGGCCGACCTTCTCCTTGAGGATCACCGTGGAGAGGATGGTGACGCAGAGCGGCGCCAGGAAGATCAGCGCATAGGACTCGGCCAGCGGAATGGTGGTGAAGGCGTAGACGCTGAGCACGCCGGACGCGATACCCGCCCAGGCGCGCGCCTGCACGGCCCAGGGCCGCCTGGTGCGCCAGAAATCACGCCAGCGCTCGTCCGCTGGCCGCGTGAAAAAGAGAAAACAGCCGGCAAACAAGGTCGTGAAGAAGCCGATCTCGAAGACCGTGAATTGTCCGCCCAGACTTTTGACAACGGCATCACTGCCCGAATAGCTTGCATAGGCGATCAGGGCGAGCAGGATTCCGTTCGTCACGTTGTTCCATTTCCGGGGAGAGAGTGGTTTGAAAATCCTGGCGCTCGGTGCGCATCCGGACGACATCGAGATCTTCATGTTCGGTACGATGGCCGCCTATGCCGTGCAAGGCGCAGAACTCACTTTTGCCATAGCCACGGATGGCGCCAAGGGCGGCAAGAGTGATCCCGTCGCTCTCGCCCATGTCCGTCGCGAGGAAGCAACGGCCGCGGCCGCGCTGCTCGGGGCGACGCTGCGCTTCCTCGACTTTCCCGACGGCGAACTGGTGGCCGATGCAGCGCTGATCGGGGCGCTGAAAGAGCTGATACGCGAAACCGGACCAGATCTGGCGATCACGCATGCGCCCAACGACTATCACGGCGACCACCGCGCGCTGTCGGACGGCGTGCGCATCGCCGCGTCGTTCGCGGTTCCGATGCTGCATGCCGACACGCTCGGCGGCACCGGTTTTTCGCCGACGCACTATGTCGATATTTCCGCCCATGCCGACATCAAGGCGAAAGCGATCCGCATGCATCAGTCGCAGGACCCCGAGCGCTTCGTCGACGGCGCGCGAACGCAGAACCTTTTTCGTTCAGGTCAGTGCAATGGCGCGCAAGGTTCGCTGGCCGAAGCGTTTCGCTTCGAACCGTCGTTCCCCTTCGCCGACATCCGCGAACTGCTGCCGCCGGCGCCGCCAATCCGCAAGGTCATGGTGAGCACCAGACGGATCGACTGAGAGCCGCCACTGTCTTCAGGCCAGGCCGCAACGAGCCGCGCAGCTTCGGCAATCCGTGGGCCCGACCAGCGATCCACACTTTTCCCAGCGTTTTCAGACACCGACGCAAGCATGCTGCGGCGCAGCAACGAATTCGCTTGCGTTGTTTAGTAAAAATTGCATCACTAAACAAATTACTAAACATCTGCGGTGCTGTAGCGCTGCCATGTTTAGGCCCCTGAGGAGAGGGGTTGAAGGCTCTTGAAACCGTCATCCGGGCGCGTTTCGCAAATGGGAGGAAGGCATGAAATCGAGCTTGAAACTGGCGTTGGGACTGACCTCGGCGATTACCGCGTCGACAGCCGTCTCGAACGTCGCGCACGCTGAAGACCTGACGCTGTGCTGGGCCGCCTGGGACCCGGCAAACGCGCTTGTCGAACTGTCCAAGGATTTTACCAAGGAAACCGGCATCGGCATGAAATTCGAATTCGTGCCATGGACCAACTATGCCGACCGTTTCCTCAACGAGCTCAATTCGCACGGCAAGCTGTGCGACCTGATCATCGGCGACAGCCAGTGGATCGGCGGCGCGGCCGAGAACGGCCACTACGTCAAGCTGAACGACTTCTTCGACAAGGAGAAGATCAGCATGGACGACTTCGTGCCGGCAACCGTCGTCGGCTATTCGGAATGGCCGAAGAACACGCCGAACTACTGGGCGCTGCCGGCCATGGGCGACGTCGTCGGCTGGACATATCGCAAGGACTGGTTCTCCAAGCCGGAGCTGCAGAAGGAATTCAAGGAGAAATACGGCTGGGATCTCGGCCCGCCGGCCACCTTCGACCAGCTGAAGCAGGTCGCGGAGTTCTTCCAGAAGCGCGAAATCGACGGCAAGACCGTCTACGGCGCCTCGATCTACACGGAGCGCGGCTCTGAGGGCATCACCATGGGCGCCATGGACGTGCTCTACAGCTACGGCTTCCAGTACGAGAACCCCAAGAAGCCCTACGAAATGGAAGGCTTCGTCAATTCCGACAAGTCGGTGAAGGGGCTGGAATTCTACAAGGCGCTCTATGATTGCTGCACGCCTCCGGGCGCTTCGAACAGCTACATGGGCGAAGGCGTCGATGCCTTCAAATCCGGCCAGGTGGCGATGCACATGAACTTCGCCTTCACGTGGCCGGGCCTGCAGAAGGACGAGAATGTCGGCGGCGACAAGATCGGTTACTTCGTCAACCCGAAGGGTCCGGACGGCGAGCAGTTCGCCCAGCTCGGCGGCCAGGGTATCTCGGTGGTGTCCTATTCCGACAAGCAGGAATCGGCGCTGAAATACATCAAGTGGTTCGCCAACAAGGACGTGCAGGCCAAGTGGTGGTCGCTCGGCGGCTATTCCTGCCTCAACGCGGTGGTCAAGGATCCGAAGTTCCCGGCTAGCCAGCCCTACGCGCAGACCTTCCTCGACTCGATGGCCATCGTGAAGGACTTCTGGGCCGAGCCGAGCTACGCCCCACTGCTGCAGGCCTCGCAGAAGCGCTTCCACGACTATGTCGTCGCCGGCCAGGGTTCGGCCAAGGACGCGCTCGACGGCCTGGTCAAGGACTGGACGCAGGTCTTCCAGGACGACGGCAAAATGTAACCGGGGCAAAGATGTAACCGGCTCCTCCCGAGCTAGGCCCAAGCGTCCCGTGCCACCCTTGGCACGGGACGCAGTTCAGATAAATTCCATGACAGAGACGACCAAGTGACCGAAGCAGGACTCACCATGCTCAATCGGACCGCGGAGAACGTTGCCCGGGCGACCCCGGAACCGTTGGCCCGCAAAGTCCGGGGCATCAGCGACAAGGGCCTCGCCTGGCTGTTCATCTCGCCGACGATCCTGTTGCTGCTGGCCATCAACATCTTCCCGCTGTTCTGGGCGATCTATCTGTCGTTCACCAACTACCGCGCCAACCGCCCGAACGAAGTGGTGAAGAATCTCGGGCTTGCCAACTACCAGCGTATCCTCGGCGACAAGGATATCTGGATCGCCATGCAGACGACGGCGCATTTCGTGTTCTGGACCATCCTGTTGCAGACGCTGATCGGCTTCACGCTGGCCTGGCTGATCGACCGGAAGTTCCGTGGCCATGCCTTCTGGACGACGCTGATCCTGGTGCCGATGATGCTGTCGCCGGCGGTGGTCGGCAATTTCTGGCGCTTCCTCTACGAACCGCAGATCGGCCTGTTCGCCTATGCGATTTCCTTCGTGACGAGGATTCCGCCGACCGATATCCAGATGCTCTCCAACGTCTCGCTGGCGCCATGGTCGATCATCATCGTCGATACATGGATGTGGACGCCCTACGTGATGCTGATCTGCCTGGCGGGCCTGCGCTCCATCCCCGAATACATCTATGAGGCGGCCGAGGTCGACCGCGCCTCCAACTGGCGGCAGTTCTGGTCGATCACACTGCCGATGGCGCTGCCCTTCATCATGCTGGCGGTGCTGTTTCGCGGCATCGAGAACTTCAAGATGTTCGACATGGTCAACCTGTTGACCGGCGGCGGGCCGGGCTCGACCACCGAGGTCGCCTCGATCACGTTGAAGCGGCAGGCTTTCGAGAGCTGGCGCACCGGCTACTCCTCGGCCTTCGCCATAATCCTGTTCGTTGCGGTGTTCGGCCTCGCCAACATCTACGTCAAGGCGCTCAACAAGGTGAAGCAGAGATGAGCCTGACCACAGCCCATTCGGTCGTCGCACCGAGCACCAACTCGAAGCGCATCGCCGGCGCGATCATCATCGCCTATGCGCTGATCTCGATCGTGCCGTTGCTATGGATCTTCGCCACCAGCTTCAAGACGCCGCCGGACTCGATCGCCTATCCGCCCAAGATCCTGTTCCAGCCGAGCCTCGAAGGCTACTGCAATCTGTTCACGACGCGGACGCGGCAGACGCCGGAATACATCAACTCGCTTGGACCGGCGACGGGCTTCTGCGACGAGACCACGCGCAAGCGCAACATGGTGATCGCCGGCCCGTCCAACTTCCTGCCGCGCTTCGTCAACTCGCTGATCATCGCCTTCGGTTCGACCTTCTGCGCCGTGTTCCTCGGCACGCTGTCGGCCTATGGCTTCTCGCGCTTCAAGGTGCCGCTCGCCGACGACCTCCTGTTCTTCATCCTGTCGACGCGCTTCATGCCGCCTATCGCCGTCGCCATTCCGATCTACCTGATGTACCGCGAGCTTGGCCTGTCGGACACCGCGCTCGGCATGATCCTGCTCTACACGGCAGTCAACGTGTCGCTGGCTGTGTGGCTGCTGAAAGGCTTCATCGACGAGATCCCGCGCGAATATGAGGAAGCGGCGATGATCGACGGCTATACGCGGCTGCAAGCCTTCTGGCGCACCGTGCTGCCGCAGGCGACCACCGGCATCGCCGCGACCGCCATCTTCTGCCTGATCTTCGCCTGGAACGAGTATGCCTTCGCCGCGCTCCTGACCTCCGGCACGGCGCAGACCGCGCCGCCCTTCATCCCGACCATCATCGGCGAAGGCGGCCAGGACTGGCCCGCGGTGGCAGCCGGCACGACGATCTTCCTGGTGCCGATCCTGGTCTTCACCATCCTGCTTCGCAAGCAATTGCTGCGCGGCATCACCTTCGGCGCGGTGCGCAAATGATTAGTATGGGAATAAGAAGCCGAGGGTGCCATCGTGTCCCTCCCCTTCGTTCACGGCTACGGTATCGACACATTTGCGAACGCTTAGCGTTTGGCGATAGCGTGCATGGCAAGCAGGTGCATTGCGCCGCGCCAGGTCGACCCCCACTCCGTCGAGCTTCGCTCGACACCTCTCCCCGATCGACGGGGTAGAGGAAGGGCGCGAACTTCATTCAGCCAGACTCCCTTCCTCTCCCTCCGGAGGGGGAGAGGTGGCGCTGCGAAGCAGCGACGGAGTGGGGGAACCACCTGGCAACCATCTCTCCCCTTGAACGGGGAGAAGGAAGGGAGTTCCGCATGACGCGCCCAGCCATCACCAAAAAGTCATCTTGGCCAGTCTGGGCGAGGCGCGGGCTGATGGAAAACATCGCGACGGCGCTGATCGCCATCGGCTTCCTGATGCTGTTCCAGCCCTTCGCGCTGTCGCTCTACACCTACTCCTTCATCACCATGCTCGCCGGCACCGTGATGTTCATCGTCGTCTCCAAGTTCCCGGAATAATCATGGCCGAGATCCGCGTCCAGCACCTGAGAAAGGCCTTCGGCGATTTCGTCGCCGTGCAGGATTCCAACTTCGTCGTCGAGGATGGCGAATTCTTCGTCATGCTCGGACCATCCGGCTGCGGCAAGACGACGACCTTGCGCATGATCGCCGGGCTCGAGCTCCCGACCGGCGGCCAGATCCTGCTTGGCGGCGACGATGTCACCATGCTGCGGGCACGCGAACGCGACATCGCCTTCGTCTTCCAGCTGTTCGCGCTCTATCCGCACATGAATGTGCGCAAGAACATCGGCTTCCCGCTCTTGGCGCAAGGCATGCCTTCGGCCGAAATCCGCACGCGGGTCGAAGAAACGGCGAAGCTGCTGCGCATCGACCATCTGCTCAACAAATCCGTCTCCGGACTTGCCGGCGGCGACCGCCAGCGCGTTGCGCTCGGCCGCGCCATCGTACGGCGGCCAAAATGCTTCCTGATGGACGAGCCGCTGGGGACTCTCGACACCGAATTCCGCGATCTGATGGTCCATGAATTGCGCGAGCTGCACAACCGCATCCACGCCACGACGGTCTATGTCACGCACGACCAGATGGAAGCGATGTCGATGGCCGACAAGATCGCGGTGATGAACCATGGTGTCATCGAACAGTTCGGCACACCACGCGAAATCTACGACCGCCCGGCGACCATGTTCGTCGCCGATTTCATCGGCTCGCCACCGATGAACTTTTTGGGATTTGGCGGCGGGCTCGCCAAGGGCACGAAGGAGATCGTCGTGCAAGGCGCGAAGGTCGCGGTGCCGGAGGTGCGCGAGGATATCGCGCCTAGCGACATGGCACTCGGCATCCGCCCGGAACACATCCGCTTCGACGATGCCTCCAAGCTGCGCGGCGCCATCTACGGCACCGAATATCTCGGCACCACGCAGATCGTCGCGGTGGAGACGGCGGACGGCATCATCAAGGCACGCGTGCCGGCCGAAATCCGCCTCTCCACCGGCGACCATGTCGGCCTGGCGCTGAGCAGTGCGCGCCTATCGCTGTTCGAGAAAGGATCCGGCCGCGCGGTGAGAACCGCGATCCACGATGTCGCCTCTGAGCGGAGGGCCCAGCATGGCTGAGGTGCACATCAAGAACGTGACCAAGAGTTTTGGCGACCATGTCGCCGTCGACGGTCTCGACCTGCATATATCAGATGGTGAATTCGTCGTGTTGCTCGGGCCGACCGGGGCCGGCAAGACGACGACGCTACGCCTGATCGCCGGGTTGGAACGGCCGGATTCCGGCACAATCGAAATTGGCGGCCACAATGCCACGACCCTATCGCCGGCCGAGCGCGACACCGCCTTCGTGTTCCAGCAATATTCGCTCTATCCGCATCTGTCGGTGTTCGACAATCTCGCCTTCCCACTGCGCTCGCCAGCACGGAAAATGCCGGAAGACCAGATCCGCCGCCGGGTCGAGGAGGTGGCCAGGATGGTGCGCATCCATCACAAGCTCGCCAACCGCTCGACCAAGCTTTCGGGCGGTGAAATGCAGCGCGTCGCCATCGGCCGCGCGCTGGTGCGCAAGCCTTCGATCTATCTGATGGACGAGCCGCTGTCGTCGCTCGACGCCAAGCTGCGGGCGGATTTGCGGCTCGAGCTGAAGCGCATCCAGACCGAACTCGGCGCAACCATGCTTTACGTCACCCACGACCAGATCGAGGCGATGACCATGGCTGACCGCATCGGCATCTTCGCCGACGGCATGCTGGTGCAGATCGGTTCACCGCGCACCATCTATTCCGAGCCGGCAAACCTTCATGTCGCGGCGAGGCTCGGCCAGCCGGCGATCAATCTTCTGCCGACCGGGCTGCTGCCCGATAGCGGCGCGCCGGTGGGAACCAAGACGATCGGTGCGCGCACCGAACATCTGTCGATCGGCAAGGCAACCAATGGCCATGCCGACGGCGTCGTCGACTGGGTCGAGCATCTCGGCGACCAGAACCACCTGCATGTGACGGTTGGTCCGAAGAAGTTGGTGACGCTGACCGATCCCGACACGGATCTGGCGCAGGGCGACAGGGTGGTGATCCGCTACCGGTCGCCGCTGTATTTCGGCGCTGACGGACAAAGACTGATGTGAACGGTTCTCGGTGTTCCCACTCAAGGGTCAACGCCGGCTTCTGATTGACGATTGCGAGTACGGGACGAATTCGATGAAGCACTTTTTCAATCGCAGGGAAACGATCGTCACCGAGGCGCTGGACGGCCTGTTGCGGACCATCGGGTCAGGTGATCTCGCGCGTCTCGACGGCTATCCCGAGATCAAGGTCATCCTGCGCGCCGACTGGGACAAGACGAAAGTCGGCGTCGTCTCCGGCGGCGGTGCGGGGCACGAGCCATCGCATGCCGGCTTCGTCGGCAAGGGCATGCTGACGGCGGCGGTTTCAGGTGAGATCTTTGCCTCGCCGAGCGTCGAAGCCGTGCTGGCGGCTATTCGCGCGGTCACCGGTCCGACCGGCTGCCTGCTGATCGTCAAGAACTACACCGGCGACCGTCTCAATTTCGGCCTGGCGGCCGAGAAGGCGCGCGCCGAAGGGTTTCGTGTCGAGATGGTGATCGTCGCCGACGACATCGCTTTGCCTGATATCAACCAGCCGCGCGGCGTTGCCGGCACCTTGTTCGTGCACAAGATCGCTGGCCACCTGTCGGAAGCCGGCCACGATCTTGCGTCCGTTGCGGCAGCCGCCCGCGCTGCGGCGAAGGATATCGTTTCGCTCGGCATGTCGCTGTCGTCCTGCTCGATCCCAGGCCAGCCGCACGAAGACAGGTTTGGCGAAAACGACGGCGAGCTCGGCCTCGGCATCCATGGCGAGCCGGGCGTCGAGCGGATTGCGGTGCAAAGCGCCGACAGGCTGGTCGCGATCATGGCGGAGCGCCTCGCGGCACGGCTTGACCCCAAGGCCACCTACGCCTTGCTGATCAACAATCTCGGTTCGGTTCCGCCGCTCGAAATGTCGCTCGTAGCCAACGCGGTGCTTGCCTCGCCGCTGGCCAAAACCATCAAGCTGACGATCGGCCCCGGCCCGCTGATGACCGCGCTCAACATGAACGGCTTCTCGCTGTCGCTGATCCGGCTCGACGCAGCACGTGAAGCCGCCCTGCTGGCGCTGGTCGGCCCGCATGCCTGGATGCCAGCAAAGCCGGTTGTGCCGCCGGCTATCGTGCCGATGGCGAAAGCGGCCGGACAGAGCGCGGCACGCAAGCCCAGTCAGGATGCGCGCGCCAGGCGTCTTGTCGTCGCCGTCTGCGAAAGGCTGATCGCGCTGGAAACCACTTTGAACGGACTGGACGCCAAGGCTGGTGACGGCGACACCGGCTCGACAGTGGCGACCGGCGCGCGCAGTATTCTCGAGCGGCTTGATACGCTGCCGCTTGCCGAACCCGCAGCGACCCTGAGCGCGATAGGCGACATTCTGAGCGCGTCGATGGGCGGCTCCAGCGGCGTGCTGCTGTCGATCTTCTTCACCGCGGCGGCACAAGCTCTGGACAGCGGCGCGAACCTGGCCAAGGCGCTGCTTGCCGGCCTTGAGCGGATGACTTTCTATGGCGGCGCAAGGATGGGTGACCGCACCATGGTCGATGCCCTGGAGCCGGCCCTCAAAGCGCTCGACGCCAGCGGCCTGGAGGAAGCGGCGGCGGCGGCTCACCATGGTGCCGAGGCCACCGCTGCCATGGAGAAGGCGAAAGCCGGACGGTCCGCCTATGTCGGCAGCAAATTGCAAGGCGTGGTCGACCCCGGCGCCTATGCAGTGGCCGAGGCCTTCGCGGCCGTCGCCGCACTGCATGAAGCGGCCTGATTCATGCTCCAGTTGTCGAATGAGCGTTCTTTCGATACTGCCGGCGGGGTGGAAACCGGGAATTTGGCCGATATGGCGGCGTTGAACCTTGCCAGGCTGATTACAGCCGTCGCGGATGCGATCGCCGCTCACGCCGAAGAGTTGACGGCGCTCGACCAGGCGATCGGCGATGGCGACCACGGGCTGAACATGAAGCGCGGCTTCGCGGCCGTGCGGGCCGACGCCGAGGCGTTTTCGGCCAAGCCGCTCCCCGAAGCCCTGAAGTCGATCGGCACCAAGCTGGTGATGACGGTGGGCGGCGCCTCCGGTCCGCTGTTCGGCACCTTGTTCATGGCGCTCGGCAAGGAGATTTCGGCGGAGCCCGATCGCGCCAATCTGACGGCAGCTTTCGGCAAGGCAATCGAAGCAGTGGCTGCGCGCGGCAAGTCGCAGGTTGGACAAAAAACCATGCTCGACGTGCTGCAGCCGGTGCATGACGCGCTGACTGAGGGAAAGACGGCGCCGGAAATCGCCGATATCGCCGACGCGGCGGCCGAGGCGACCGTGCCGATGAAAGCTCTGCGCGGCCGCGCGTCGTTCCTCGGCGATCGTTCGATCGGCCACATGGATGCCGGCGCACGTTCGACCGCGCTTCTGGTGCGCACGATCGTCGAAACGCTGGAAGGGCAGCCATGAGCAATGTCGGCATCGTCATCGTTTCGCATTCGCCGCTGGTTGCCGAGGGGACGGCCGACATGGTGCGGCAGATGGTGGGCGACGAAGTGCCGCTTGCATGGTGCGGCGGAAACGGCCATGGCGGGCTTGGCACCAATGTCGAGGCGATCATGGGCGCCATCGACAAGGCCTGGTCGGAAGCCGGTGTCGCCATTCTGGTCGATCTCGGCGGCGCCGAGACCAACTCGGAAATGGCGGTGGAGATGATCGGCGAGCCACGGTCGCACAAGATCATCGTCTGCAACGCACCGATCGTCGAAGGCGCGGTGATGGCGGCGACCGAGGCCTCCGGCGGTGCCTCGCTCCGGGAAGTGGTGGCGACGGCACACGAATTGTCGCCGTCGTGAACGAACGGGAATTTTGAAAGACATGTCCGCATCCGCCGAAGCGACCGTTGTGATCACCCACGAGGTGGGCCTGCACGCGCGTCCTTCGGTGAAGTTCACCAAGCTGGCCAAGACTTTTGTGGCCGAGGTGGAAATCGCACTGGCCGCCAACGGGCCGTGGTTCGACGCCAAGAGCATCGTCAAGGTGATGGCGGCCAAGGCGCCGAAGGGCACCGTGCTGCACATCAGGGCCAGCGGCGACGGCGCCAACGATGCCGTCGACGCGCTGGTCGAACTGGTGCGGCGCGATTTCGACGAAGGCGCGGACCATGTCCGAACCGCTTAGGTTGCAAGGCATTTCGGCCTCGGCCGGTTATGCTGAGGGGCCGCTGTTCGACCTCGACCGGATTGCCGCATCCTATGTCGGCAAAGAAACAGCCGACGACGAGAAGGCCGCGCTCGAAACCGCAATCGCCGTCGCGGCGGGCCGCCTCGGCGTAATGATTGAGATGGCCGTAGGTGATGCCGCCGACATTCTCGAGTTCCAGATCGCCATGCTGGGGGATGATGCGCTGAGCAGCCCGGCCTTTGCCGCGATCCGCACCGGCCTGCCGGCCGACAGAGCGTGGCGGCAGGCGCTCGACGCCGAAATCGCCGGCTACGATGCTTCCGACCAGGATTACTTTCGCGCACGTGCCGCCGACATACGCGATATCAGGGACCAGGTGCTGCGGGCTCTGTCCGAGGATGGCGACTTCCAGGCACCGGCCGGCGCCATCCTCTATGGCGAGGACATCGCGCCGACGCGCTTCCTCGAAACCGACTGGAGCAGCGGCGGCGGTATCGCGCTGAAGGCGGGCAGTACGGCGAGCCACGTCGCCATGCTGGCGCGCTCGCGCGGCGTCCCCATGGTAGTCGGGCTCGGTGCTTCGCCGGCTCATCTTGCCGGCATCGCTCTGCTCGACGCCGAACATGGCGGCATCGTGCTGTCACCCTCCAAGGCCGAAATCGACGCCTTTCGCCAATCCTCGTCATCATTCTCGGCGCGCCGCGACCTGGCCGGGACGTTCCTGGCGCGGCCGGCGGTCACCAAGGCCGGCACGCCGGTGCGTGTGCAGGTCAACATCGCCGATCCGTCCGATGTCGACGGCATCGACATCGCGACCT is part of the Mesorhizobium loti genome and encodes:
- a CDS encoding DAK2 domain-containing protein, encoding MKHFFNRRETIVTEALDGLLRTIGSGDLARLDGYPEIKVILRADWDKTKVGVVSGGGAGHEPSHAGFVGKGMLTAAVSGEIFASPSVEAVLAAIRAVTGPTGCLLIVKNYTGDRLNFGLAAEKARAEGFRVEMVIVADDIALPDINQPRGVAGTLFVHKIAGHLSEAGHDLASVAAAARAAAKDIVSLGMSLSSCSIPGQPHEDRFGENDGELGLGIHGEPGVERIAVQSADRLVAIMAERLAARLDPKATYALLINNLGSVPPLEMSLVANAVLASPLAKTIKLTIGPGPLMTALNMNGFSLSLIRLDAAREAALLALVGPHAWMPAKPVVPPAIVPMAKAAGQSAARKPSQDARARRLVVAVCERLIALETTLNGLDAKAGDGDTGSTVATGARSILERLDTLPLAEPAATLSAIGDILSASMGGSSGVLLSIFFTAAAQALDSGANLAKALLAGLERMTFYGGARMGDRTMVDALEPALKALDASGLEEAAAAAHHGAEATAAMEKAKAGRSAYVGSKLQGVVDPGAYAVAEAFAAVAALHEAA
- the dhaL gene encoding dihydroxyacetone kinase subunit L is translated as MAALNLARLITAVADAIAAHAEELTALDQAIGDGDHGLNMKRGFAAVRADAEAFSAKPLPEALKSIGTKLVMTVGGASGPLFGTLFMALGKEISAEPDRANLTAAFGKAIEAVAARGKSQVGQKTMLDVLQPVHDALTEGKTAPEIADIADAAAEATVPMKALRGRASFLGDRSIGHMDAGARSTALLVRTIVETLEGQP
- a CDS encoding PTS-dependent dihydroxyacetone kinase phosphotransferase subunit DhaM, which translates into the protein MSNVGIVIVSHSPLVAEGTADMVRQMVGDEVPLAWCGGNGHGGLGTNVEAIMGAIDKAWSEAGVAILVDLGGAETNSEMAVEMIGEPRSHKIIVCNAPIVEGAVMAATEASGGASLREVVATAHELSPS
- a CDS encoding HPr family phosphocarrier protein, which gives rise to MSASAEATVVITHEVGLHARPSVKFTKLAKTFVAEVEIALAANGPWFDAKSIVKVMAAKAPKGTVLHIRASGDGANDAVDALVELVRRDFDEGADHVRTA
- the ptsP gene encoding phosphoenolpyruvate--protein phosphotransferase is translated as MSEPLRLQGISASAGYAEGPLFDLDRIAASYVGKETADDEKAALETAIAVAAGRLGVMIEMAVGDAADILEFQIAMLGDDALSSPAFAAIRTGLPADRAWRQALDAEIAGYDASDQDYFRARAADIRDIRDQVLRALSEDGDFQAPAGAILYGEDIAPTRFLETDWSSGGGIALKAGSTASHVAMLARSRGVPMVVGLGASPAHLAGIALLDAEHGGIVLSPSKAEIDAFRQSSSSFSARRDLAGTFLARPAVTKAGTPVRVQVNIADPSDVDGIDIATCDGVGLMRTEFLFGKTLPDEETQYRAYRKVLDWAGDKPVTIRTVDAGGDKPVPGFTVEETNPFLGLRGIRLSLARPEVFRVQIRALLRAAVHGSLKVMFPMIAVVEEYRQAAAMFAEEQTTLAARGIAHRMPPLGIMVEVPSVAIVPEAFADAAFFSIGSNDLTQYVMAAARDNAAVAHLNSVRHPAVLRLIAAVTAFGQQEKIPVSLCGDAGGDPASIPSLLEAGLRDLSVAPAQLAMAKAAIADIPV